The following coding sequences are from one Capsicum annuum cultivar UCD-10X-F1 chromosome 3, UCD10Xv1.1, whole genome shotgun sequence window:
- the LOC107845303 gene encoding MADS-box protein CMB1-like, with the protein MGRGRVELKRIENKINRQVTFAKRRNGLLKKAYELSVLCDAEVALIIFSNRGKLYEFCSTSSMVKTIEKYQRCSYATLEANQSATDTQNNYHEYLRLKARVELLQRSQRNFLGEDLGTLSTKDLEQLENQLESSLKQIRSRKTQFMLDQLADLQQREQMLAESNRLLRRKLEESTAGFPVRLSWEDGADQAMHQHNRLPHTEGFLQPLGLHSSPPHFGYNPVNTDEVNAAATAHNMNGFIHGWML; encoded by the exons ATGGGAAGAGGAAGAGTTGAGTTGAAGAgaatagaaaacaaaataaacagACAAGTCACTTTTGCTAAGAGAAGAAATGGACTTCTTAAGAAAGCTTATGAACTTTCTGTTCTTTGTGATGCTGAAGTTGCTCTTATCATTTTCTCAAATCGTGGTAAACTCTATGAATTCTGCAGCACTTCAag CATGGTGAAAACAATTGAAAAGTATCAGCGTTGCAGCTATGCTACTTTGGAAGCTAACCAATCAGCTACTGATACTCAG AATAACTACCACGAGTATCTGAGGCTAAAAGCAAGAGTTGAGCTCCTCCAACGATCTCAGAG AAACTTTCTTGGGGAAGATTTGGGGACATTAAGCACAAAGGACCTGGAGCAGCTTGAGAATCAATTAGAGTCCTCCTTAAAGCAAATCAGGTCAAGGAAG ACACAATTCATGCTGGATCAGCTTGCAGATCTTCAACAAAGG GAGCAAATGCTGGCAGAATCTAATAGATTACTCCGCAGAAAG CTAGAAGAAAGTACAGCTGGATTTCCAGTTCGATTGAGTTGGGAAGATGGAGCTGATCAAGCCATGCATCAACATAATCGTCTCCCCCACACTGAGGGTTTCTTGCAGCCTCTTGGATTGCATTCTTCTCCTCCACATTTtgg GTACAATCCTGTTAATACGGATGAGGTGAATGCAGCAGCAACTGCTCACAATATGAATGGATTTATTCATGGATGGATGCTTTAA
- the LOC107845303 gene encoding MADS-box protein CMB1-like isoform X1 has translation MGRGRVELKRIENKINRQVTFAKRRNGLLKKAYELSVLCDAEVALIIFSNRGKLYEFCSTSSMVKTIEKYQRCSYATLEANQSATDTQNNYHEYLRLKARVELLQRSQRSVLFTMISISPNFLGEDLGTLSTKDLEQLENQLESSLKQIRSRKTQFMLDQLADLQQREQMLAESNRLLRRKLEESTAGFPVRLSWEDGADQAMHQHNRLPHTEGFLQPLGLHSSPPHFGYNPVNTDEVNAAATAHNMNGFIHGWML, from the exons ATGGGAAGAGGAAGAGTTGAGTTGAAGAgaatagaaaacaaaataaacagACAAGTCACTTTTGCTAAGAGAAGAAATGGACTTCTTAAGAAAGCTTATGAACTTTCTGTTCTTTGTGATGCTGAAGTTGCTCTTATCATTTTCTCAAATCGTGGTAAACTCTATGAATTCTGCAGCACTTCAag CATGGTGAAAACAATTGAAAAGTATCAGCGTTGCAGCTATGCTACTTTGGAAGCTAACCAATCAGCTACTGATACTCAG AATAACTACCACGAGTATCTGAGGCTAAAAGCAAGAGTTGAGCTCCTCCAACGATCTCAGAGGTCTGTTTTGTTCACTATGATCAGTATATCCCC AAACTTTCTTGGGGAAGATTTGGGGACATTAAGCACAAAGGACCTGGAGCAGCTTGAGAATCAATTAGAGTCCTCCTTAAAGCAAATCAGGTCAAGGAAG ACACAATTCATGCTGGATCAGCTTGCAGATCTTCAACAAAGG GAGCAAATGCTGGCAGAATCTAATAGATTACTCCGCAGAAAG CTAGAAGAAAGTACAGCTGGATTTCCAGTTCGATTGAGTTGGGAAGATGGAGCTGATCAAGCCATGCATCAACATAATCGTCTCCCCCACACTGAGGGTTTCTTGCAGCCTCTTGGATTGCATTCTTCTCCTCCACATTTtgg GTACAATCCTGTTAATACGGATGAGGTGAATGCAGCAGCAACTGCTCACAATATGAATGGATTTATTCATGGATGGATGCTTTAA